TTCTGGCCGCTTTTCATGGGCCGCGTCCACATGCAGATGCGGCAAAGCGAAGCGATGCCGGACCCCGTGGTCGTCGATGCGACGCTGCGCAACGCGACGCTGTCGGGCGGCAGCATTGCGGTGCCGGCGTCGTTGCTCGCCGGCCTCGGTGCGCCCTTCAATACGCTCGATCTGCAAGGCGACGTGCGGCTCACATGGACCGACTGGCGCAGCTTCAATCGCCAGGCGTTCGGCCAGCTGATCGTCACGCTCAACGATATGAGCTCGCGTGTGTCGCGTGTGAAGCCGCTCGGGTCGTATCGCGTGGTCTTTCAGGCGCAGGGCGCGTCCGGTGCGCTCGATCTGTCGACGACGAAAGGACCGTTGCTGCTCAACGGTCATGGCACGGTCAGCGAGGCGTCGACGTCCTTCACGGGCGTCGCGAGCACGACGCCCGACGCCGTCGACAATCTCGCGGGACTGCTAAATCTGTTAGGACGTCCGATGGGGCCCGGCCAGGTTGCGCTGACCTTCGCTCACTGACTTCGCTCCTGACTTCATTCGCCGCCTCAAAAAACGACGGCCGCCATGTTTGCGCATGGCGGCCGTTTGCATTGCGGTGGTTAGGTTGCGTGCGTTCCGTTCAGCCTGCGGAGGCTGCTGCCTTTGCGACCGGCACGACAGGTGCCGCAGGCGCGGAAGCGGGCGCGGGCGCCGCGATATCGCCCGTTTCGCGGTTCATCTGCGATGCGTCCCAGCCACCGCCGAGCGCCTTCACGAGCCCAACCGACGACACCATCCGCTGACCCGCGATGCTCGCGAGCTTCTGCTCCGCCGTGAACGCGGTGGTTTGCGCCGTCAGCACGTTCAGGTAATCGACGGTGCCGGACTTGTACTGGTTTGTGACGATATCGAGCGCCTGCTGGGCAGACTGGACGGCCTGCTCCTGCACGTCGATTTCCTGCTCGAGGATTCGCAGCGACGCCAGATTGTCTTCGACATCCTGGAACGCCGTCAGCACCGCCAGCCGGTACGTGGCGACGTCCTGATCGTAGGCGGCGCGCGCGGCGTCCGTCTGCGCCTTGCGCAGACCGGCGTCGAAGATCGTGCCCGCGAGTTGCGGTCCGAGCGTCCAGAAGCGCGACGGCATTTGCAGCAATTGCGAGAACACCGAGCTTTCGAAGCCGCCGCTCGCCGACAACGTCAGCGTCGGGAAAAACGCGGCGATCGCGATGCCGATCTGTTCGTTTGCCGCCGCCGCCTTGCGTTCGGCAGAAGCGATGTCGGGACGCCGTTCGAGTAGCGCGGACGGCAGCTGCGCGGGAACGCCGGGCGGCACGGCATCGAGCGGCGCGGGCGGCAACGAGAACGTGGACGCGGGCTCACCGACCAGCACGGCGATCGCGTGTTCGTTCTGTGCGCGGGCGACGCCGTTGTCGATCGCGGCCGCCTGCGCCGATTGCAGCTGCGTTTGCGCCTGAATCACGTCCGAACGGGCGGCGACGCCCTGCGCGTAGCGATTCTGCGTGAGCGTGAGCGAGCGCTGGTACGCGGCGACGGTGTCGTCGAGCAGTTTTTGCTGTGCGTCGAGCGAACGGGTGTTGAAGTAGGTTTGCGCGAGCGTCGCCTGAGCGGACAGGCGAGCGTTCGCGAGATCGGCGGCTGCCGCCTGCTGTCCGGCCTGCTG
This genomic interval from Paraburkholderia sabiae contains the following:
- a CDS encoding type II secretion system protein N; protein product: MSFWMRRLRAALPWLVVALIANVLVLLVMAPAAWVTPQFAKATQGHVNLVDPSGSLWHGSASLMLAAGPGSEAATLLPGRIEWRTSFWPLFMGRVHMQMRQSEAMPDPVVVDATLRNATLSGGSIAVPASLLAGLGAPFNTLDLQGDVRLTWTDWRSFNRQAFGQLIVTLNDMSSRVSRVKPLGSYRVVFQAQGASGALDLSTTKGPLLLNGHGTVSEASTSFTGVASTTPDAVDNLAGLLNLLGRPMGPGQVALTFAH
- a CDS encoding efflux transporter outer membrane subunit, which produces MQFDRTSRARAAVANVAGPRVLSIAVSAALVFALAGCAVGPDYKRPSVDIPASYKEAADGWKVAQPADQQDRGAWWSIYNDSQLNALEERLNASNQSVAQFAAAYRQARALVGEARAAYFPVISASADASRSRTPSRSFSGSVTGGGGGTTSSLSSSGTISNSYSLSLDATWEPDLWGKVSRTVAGQQAGQQAAAADLANARLSAQATLAQTYFNTRSLDAQQKLLDDTVAAYQRSLTLTQNRYAQGVAARSDVIQAQTQLQSAQAAAIDNGVARAQNEHAIAVLVGEPASTFSLPPAPLDAVPPGVPAQLPSALLERRPDIASAERKAAAANEQIGIAIAAFFPTLTLSASGGFESSVFSQLLQMPSRFWTLGPQLAGTIFDAGLRKAQTDAARAAYDQDVATYRLAVLTAFQDVEDNLASLRILEQEIDVQEQAVQSAQQALDIVTNQYKSGTVDYLNVLTAQTTAFTAEQKLASIAGQRMVSSVGLVKALGGGWDASQMNRETGDIAAPAPASAPAAPVVPVAKAAASAG